The Sebastes umbrosus isolate fSebUmb1 chromosome 1, fSebUmb1.pri, whole genome shotgun sequence genome includes the window cagtattgacaataaacagactattaacaaaattgcacaagtggaaaatgatattgcacagtgagaatgaatgaatgaaactccacctgaaaatatcaggttattgtcagttttttggtatgtaagtggtctactgggagcagtgctggttgtggtctactgggagcagtgctgattgtacagtctgacagctgcagaaaGGAAGGAtctgcgatagcgctccttcacacactttgggtggagcagcctgtacATGTACACTTGTATCCATTGTTTTCCTTGTTGTAGGCTGTCTAAGAGGTAGTAGTCATTAATACATATGATGACTAAGCATTATTGCTGTTTTCCCCTAGGGTTACAGTAAAGGTTTTGAAAAGGAGCAGAGCATGCCTTTCCCCAATACAAGCGTGGTTGCACCAACTAAACCAACCAGACCAGGTATTTTCTGGCTATATCATTTCAGCACAAAAAGTTGGCAAGAATCTTAAACGTTGTAATAAACTGATTATTGTCCCTCCTTTAAAGACTTCCCCAAGATGAAAGTTGTGCCACTAATGGAAAAAGGCGAGgtaatattttcattgtacaaAAATGTGAAGCATGAATATAGGATTGATTTGGTGATTAGGTGTTTATTCAATGGTATGTCAATTTATTTCCCATCATTGTGAATATTCCCTCAGTATAATTGCAGTCCTGGAGAGCTTTATTCCAAGCTGTTTGATGAAGTTGAGAAAGTCAAGTGTTGGAAGGTCAAAGTTGACTCTGACACTGTGCAAAAGGAAAGGACACtccaagaaaacaaaagaacaatTGAAACTCAGCGCAAAGCCATTCAAGAATTGCAGGTTTGTACCTCAGTGACAAAttttctttatctgtctttctctctctctgtctctctaaccacatattctttttttttatcaaaagatTATTGATAATAGAGGAGCAGCATACTCTAAAACCCTTTGATATCTAGTATATTGGTATCTAttgtgtgtgttctgtttttACAGTTTGGAAATGAAAGTCTCAGCGTAAAGCTGGTGGAACAGATCAGTGAAAATGAGGATTTGAGGAACAAGTATgggttttgtttgaaaaatgctcTGAGACACACTAGACATACTCTGTAGAAGCCAGACAAACATGACGATctaatttttaaatatacatgttTTGTCTGTACATAATGTCTTGTTAATATCCAAttttaaatacagaaacaaCGCCACAAGGAACCTGTGTAATATACTCAAGGATACTTTTGAGCGGTCAGCTGATAAAATGCATTTATGTAAGTAAAACATGCTTCACATTTTTCTGCCCCAATATGTGTCTTATCCAGCCATATTATTAAAGTGCTGAAAATAAGGACACATTGCTGCATATTTTATAACAAATCTTTATATTTTCTTCTAGTTGAAATCGAAAGAGAAGAAACACATCACCTCTTTATGGAAAATTCTGGAAGTGTTCAGGTAAAACACCTCTAAATCTACATCATTATGAAGTAttttctattaataataatttgttggACAGGAGTCCGAAAGCAGTACTACAAAAGATTTGATAGTCAGTTTACATGTAACTTTTTTTGTAGAAACTGATTGCAGCATTCGAAAGCCTTCGTATTCGAGCAGAAGCTGATCAACAAGAGATGCAGAgaggtttttttatttttttatttttttactattacTGTAGCCTTTTCACTACAATAACTCCAATTCTTAAGATATTTTAATCAGACAGAAATAACAATTAAATGGCATAGGATAAATTACAATTAAGAGAACATGTAAGCAAGAAAAAATGaatcattttatcttttttacagtCAAAGAGGCCTTGCTGCAATTTGAAGATCTAAAAGTGAAATACCATCAGGAATATAACATGAAAGAGGAAGAGGTTCGTAAAATAAAACTCTCTTCAGATCTGTTTATTTGGGAACTTTTGAAACAAACAGCTCAAGTATTGACACTCACATTCACAGGTTGCAGTGCTCCAAACAAAGATTAAAGATAAGGAAAATGAACTCCAAAAACTGCTGCTTGACCTTCATGAAACCCAGAACCACTGCAAACAACTTCAGGAGGCAACAAGTAAGATCATGATTAGATTTCAAGATTAGCTGCTCATAGCTGTATATTTTTAGATTCAGAATTTTGCAAAAAATAAGTTTTGATGAACTTTGTTttgtaaacattattttgtttaCCAAAACAGTGTTTCCTCTTAAACAACATTCAGTGTTTTGTCAACAATGTTTTTTGTCAACCATGTTTTGAATAACCTTCCCAGCAGTTGTAAGAAAGAGAATGCAAATGTTCAAGGATCAATTAGGTTtagttgaaaaataataatagttatagtGATAACTGAATTCTCATCTGGTAAACAATGATTGAATGAAGGTCACAGTGTGAACCCATGACTAGGTTCTCTAGGTTTTGTCTTATATGTTACAGCAGCTTTGACTGCGAcatcaataaacaataaaatattattactagtgctgtcccgaataccatttttgggACTTCGAAGCTTCTAtaagaaatatttgaaggtatttgaagctttgcAGAGCAGCGCGGCGTGGCAGGCTGACATGGTCTTCTGTAGGCTATgtctgccgcactactgtacacacgtGCATctctaaacacaacaaacagtgatagccttctgagaataactaataattattaatgttgaataatgaataatgttgtgggattattccttatttcatgggttatttggggattttttcattattatatatatatatatatttaaaacaaagcattcgaatagtgatttgtAGGTTGACTACCATGGCAAttgtcaaagcttcgaagcatttgggtcagccctaattattactAATGTTATAATGGTTCTTATTTCTTGAGTGTGAAATGTATCAGTATTTTGGGATAACTACTTATGAAAATGACACTAAAAGTGGAAAAAGTAGGCCTTACTATAAAATTCTAACACATTTTTTCATGTATTAGTACACGTTATTTGAAGGAACACTAGAGAAGGATACCAAAGAtgatatcattaaatatttactAACTTTACAGATGAGCAATATGAACTTCTTAAAAGCTCAAAAACCGAACAAGAATCCCTTCTTCAAAAGCTGCACACTGCAGAGCAGCGTTGTAAAGAGACTGAGGTGAGTGTGTTGAGATTCTAGTCATTTTAAGTGAAGCTGGGCTCTGTCGTGCATCGactgctttgattaaaaatgtgttctatCCCTCAGAAAAATCGTGAAGCTATTGCGGGAGTGCTGGAACAAAGCAAAAGGGAACACGCAGAGATGATTCAAAACAGAGACTTGAGCTTGCAGCAGCTCAGCAGAGTTAAAAATCAACAAgcggagaagctggagcagatTCAGACAACCATTCAGGAGCTACAGAATTCACTCGCCTTAGAGATACAGAGGTATAATTAGCTCCtgaaaattcagagcatttttcTAACAAAATACAAATGTCCTCATTACGTTATGTTCCTGTTATGAATGATTTTCAAGGGCCAAGGAACTGGAGGATAAACTCATGGCGAACAACAAGGAACTTGAAAGAAGAAACACACTTTTAGGTAAGCCTCACTGAGGAAGTATGtagatatttttatttgatgctCTTTTAAgctgaaagaaaatgttttacttaACAGGAGAGAGCATGGAGCAGAGTGCAAAGAAAGATGGGCAGATCAAAATCCTTGAAGATGAACTGGTAGGGTGTATTATAATTTTATAGAAGAGTGTATTCTTTGCTTCTCAACCATTCATCGCAGTCCGAACACTACAGAATAGAACTGGAAGACACTCACTGTATGCTATCGTTGTTCTTAGGACAAAACATCTAAATCCGTTCAGTCCATGAAGGGTAGGAATGATGTCACTGAAGTTAGAGTGGAGGATCTCACAGCTGAGCTTTCGAGGAAAAGTGAAGAAGCCCAGGTGTTTAAGGTGATACAAGTAGATGCTTCATCTCAGAAGGAAAAGGGATATTTATTCCATTATTACAGATACTTAGATAACATTGTTTGTTGATACAGAATGAAGCAGAGGTtgagaaagcagaaaaagatCTACTGAAGAAGGCTTGTGAAGCTGCTGAAAATGCACTAGACAATTTAAAGGAGAAGTCCACAGAGACCGAGGTTTTTACATGATTTTCTTACTGCACTCATCATCTCTTACCCACTGTGGAGATCTTTTTAGGGAAACTTTTTATATTCAATAATATGGTGTATTATACATAGTACATAGCTtcactgtgttgtgttttttatatacCGTCAGATCAAAGTGCAGGTGCTGGAGGGACAGTTGTTTACTGAAACAAAGAAGAACAAAGAACTGACCTTTCAGATGGAGCAACTGACGAAAGACTTCATGCAGCACAAGTGAGTTCTTAATAGCCAGCCATTCCATAATATTAGCATATCAAATGTTATATTAAACTATTGTAatctaaatgttttatttatgttattcttAAGAGTAAAGTACAAAGAGCTATTATCCAACTTTAATGAGCTGCAGTCTGAGAAGACGGCCATTCAACAGCAGTTTGAGAGTGGATCTTCTAATGTGAAAGCTACTGAGGCAAACATAAAGGTTTGAATTATCCAATCAAATGTGATATACAATATTCATTGTGTACATTAGCTGTTTGCATTAGgtgtcagttttttttattttttattactgaCTATCATATGAATGACACATTCTGAAAGCTGTTTTGACTGATTAGGTAAGTGAGAAGAAGGCGGTGAAGCTCACAAGAGAAATTCAAAGACTGGAAGAAGAAAATCAGTGTTTACGGTGAGTGTGGACTTTAGAGACCTAAAGAGGTTTGACATTGTGTCATTTTCGAGATTaagatttttatatttttattaaatagaGAGGAAGTAAACTCCATTAAAACCAAAAGCCAAGGGACGGAGACTCTGCAGAAGAAAATTGAAGAAAATGTAAGTATGCCAACTAAACCAATTATCAATAGTAACACAAGACTTCATAATGATGCATGTTCTGAAATGATGAtttctttgtgatttttttgtgtataGTGTGAACATCTGCAGGAGGAAAttacagaaaaagagaaacagatcAAATCTGTGGAAACAAAGGTGATTAAAATGCTGAAAATGTGAAATGctattattattgattgaaTTGAAATAACaagaaattgttttttgttttttagctgtGCAATCTCAGGAAGAAATTTGAAATTAAACTTAGAGCCCAGGAGGAATACCAGAAAGAGGTTAGCGATGACTATGAAACTGGAATGGTATTGTTATGTATTCAGCTAACAGTTGAATTGtatattttcagaataaaatgctTAAGAAACAAATAACAAAGGAGAATGCAAAATCCAGTCAACTTGAAATTGGGGTatagtgatgtttttttttttatcttccagttcttaatatttatataaaacatttaaactacCAAATATAACCCTGTATGATGTAGatggttgtttttgtctttagatCAACGATCTTCACGAGGAGTCCCAGAACCTTAAAAGACTGAACGAAGAAGACCAGCAGAAGTTGCTTAAGGATCTTGAGTCCAAATCAACCTTTGCAGCAGAGCTTGAGAATGAGGTTActtatatattatgttatttacCATATTTTTAGCTCTTCATAATCAAAAAGTAAGGATAAAAACACCTTGTCTTACAGGTACAAAAGCTCAGATTAACAGCAGCAGAGGCCATCAAGTACAAGGAAGACACAGAACTCAAGTGTCAATACAAGATAGCAGATATGGTCACACTGATGGAAAAACACAAGGTAAGGTCATCATAAAGTATATGTTTTACAGTCTGAAAATGGTCTTTTCCAGCATGACTGTCTTTccaaacacatgttgcattggaAGGAACTTTACTTTTTATTAATAGAGCCAGTATGACCGGATGGTTGAAGAAAAGGATGCAGAGCTTGAGGAGAACAAGAAGAAAGAGGCAGAGGCTGTTGCCCATAGGAAATCTATGGTATGATGCTTTAAAATCCTAAATTACCAATTAGTAACATATGAAACAagattatatattattagataataaataattatatccAAATATAAATTCTTTAAATCAGGAGTTGGATCTCGCGAAGCACAAGACAGATGATGATCAGCTGAAGCAACAGCTGAAGACAGAAATAACAGAGAAGGTATGTTCTAGGTTTGCTTTTTACTGAAACAGCTTGTACTTAACCTGTTGAGAGACAGTCCATTCTTTGAGAAACACTTTTCATTGCTATTAGAAAAATGTACAGAAGGAGCTGACTGACTTGAAGAAAGAAATGTCATCAATGAAAACCGCTCAGCTGTCAGAAGCAAAGAACAAGCCGGTACAAAATCTGTACATAAGTAAATAGGTTGccactgatgacatcacatgtACTTAACCAAGAATTAATCTTTAAAATTCCAGTCTCCCGTCTCAAACTATAAACAAGGGAGATGCTCCGAGACTCCAAAAGAGAGCTCTATAAAGAGACACGTGTTTGACTTCTCCAAGGCCAGGAAAACTCCCTCCTACAGCAAGGATGATGGAAGGACTGCAGTTATGAGGAAAGCTGTGAGTTTAATCTACCAAATGTTTTTAGATTTATGCAGAAAATTATCTTATTTCAGGCACATTCATAATTGTTGAGGCGAGTTGGAAATCAAATAAAGTTGTCTTAACTCGTTTCTGGATTTTTGATGAATTTTGATGTTCAGGTTGAGTAAAAATACTGTAGACATTGTGTATTAACTCACCTGTTAGTCTCATTCAGACCATCTTCCCATCAGGGATGTCGACTTATAACCATTCAGCAGTATTTGCCCTTTTCATACAGACACACTGCCATTATTCACCTAAATTGTGTGTGAAGAAAAATAATGGAAGATGTtttggtgtgtgcatgtgcacataAAGGCCGTATACTTGCAGTGGTGGAAGGAGTActctgatcttttacttaagtaaaagtactaataccacagtgtagaaatactctctaacaagtaaaagtcctgcattgaaaatattacttgagtaaaagtacaaaggtattagcatcaaaatatacataAAGTAAAGGTACCTGCTGAGCAGAATTGTCCCTTTCAGAGagtttatattattacatatcatattattggaatattatGACTGATGCTTTAACacataagcagcattttaatgtgacAGCTGGTGGAGGGGGAGCACATTTTAACAACTTAGATAGTTGGATAGTTTAATCTGCAGAACAGtatcatatttcataaataaactgatcacatgttttgtttgtaaaatcttcATCTGTAAAgcaactaaagttgtcagatggatgtagtggagtaaaaagtacaatatttccctctgaaatgtagtgaagaagtatagagtatagagtagaataaaattgaaatactcaaaagtaaaagtacctcaaaagtgtacttaagtacagtacttgaatacATGTACTTAGTTGCTTTCTACCACTGTGTATTCTCATGTGCATCCATGTGTAGGAAAAGTGTCATTCTCACTATGCACTGTATGTCAAAGCGCTGTGAATGAGTCACTATACATTATTACTGAATGATATTGGGTTGCCAAGAGATAAATTAAACtatgataacattttatgtcTTCTGTGGTGAAGGAATCTGACACTGAATCCATCAGAACATCACGTGGAACAACACCAAAGACCAAGGTAGATGACAGTTTAATCTATTTACACAGTAAATGTTGATTGGATATGATGATAGAGACCAGTATAACATCAGAGTTTAGTCTACGTGATTCTGTCTACTACTATAGCATTCATAATCATAAAACTCAGACTGGCATTGACTTTGCATCATAGGAAATTCACAATGAAGACCTGAAAACCCCAAGAAGTATTACAAACAGGATTGGCGGAACATCAAAAATcaaagtaatatacagtattattctgacattttccaaaatgaatgaaaacatgaatgac containing:
- the sycp1 gene encoding synaptonemal complex protein 1 isoform X2, with amino-acid sequence MERDRGFNFKLLVPPRVSNGQVSAVRPQEICEESCGDFMSTVQQGYSKGFEKEQSMPFPNTSVVAPTKPTRPDFPKMKVVPLMEKGEYNCSPGELYSKLFDEVEKVKCWKVKVDSDTVQKERTLQENKRTIETQRKAIQELQFGNESLSVKLVEQISENEDLRNKNNATRNLCNILKDTFERSADKMHLFEIEREETHHLFMENSGSVQKLIAAFESLRIRAEADQQEMQRVKEALLQFEDLKVKYHQEYNMKEEEVAVLQTKIKDKENELQKLLLDLHETQNHCKQLQEATNEQYELLKSSKTEQESLLQKLHTAEQRCKETEKNREAIAGVLEQSKREHAEMIQNRDLSLQQLSRVKNQQAEKLEQIQTTIQELQNSLALEIQRAKELEDKLMANNKELERRNTLLGESMEQSAKKDGQIKILEDELDKTSKSVQSMKGRNDVTEVRVEDLTAELSRKSEEAQVFKNEAEVEKAEKDLLKKACEAAENALDNLKEKSTETEIKVQVLEGQLFTETKKNKELTFQMEQLTKDFMQHKVKYKELLSNFNELQSEKTAIQQQFESGSSNVKATEANIKVSEKKAVKLTREIQRLEEENQCLREEVNSIKTKSQGTETLQKKIEENCEHLQEEITEKEKQIKSVETKLCNLRKKFEIKLRAQEEYQKENKMLKKQITKENAKSSQLEIGINDLHEESQNLKRLNEEDQQKLLKDLESKSTFAAELENEVQKLRLTAAEAIKYKEDTELKCQYKIADMVTLMEKHKSQYDRMVEEKDAELEENKKKEAEAVAHRKSMELDLAKHKTDDDQLKQQLKTEITEKKNVQKELTDLKKEMSSMKTAQLSEAKNKPSPVSNYKQGRCSETPKESSIKRHVFDFSKARKTPSYSKDDGRTAVMRKAESDTESIRTSRGTTPKTKEIHNEDLKTPRSITNRIGGTSKIKSYRIRTPPAAEKAARWGKGIIEFDPKSDSSDQHDLLTFVSAPAPNYSPPHCKLNIFKKIQSPVTQKSPGNSLKLAAMKRMRDAGWTAVTGCDKKKKTTNEKIFA
- the sycp1 gene encoding synaptonemal complex protein 1 isoform X1; its protein translation is MSVDRMERDRGFNFKLLVPPRVSNGQVSAVRPQEICEESCGDFMSTVQQGYSKGFEKEQSMPFPNTSVVAPTKPTRPDFPKMKVVPLMEKGEYNCSPGELYSKLFDEVEKVKCWKVKVDSDTVQKERTLQENKRTIETQRKAIQELQFGNESLSVKLVEQISENEDLRNKNNATRNLCNILKDTFERSADKMHLFEIEREETHHLFMENSGSVQKLIAAFESLRIRAEADQQEMQRVKEALLQFEDLKVKYHQEYNMKEEEVAVLQTKIKDKENELQKLLLDLHETQNHCKQLQEATNEQYELLKSSKTEQESLLQKLHTAEQRCKETEKNREAIAGVLEQSKREHAEMIQNRDLSLQQLSRVKNQQAEKLEQIQTTIQELQNSLALEIQRAKELEDKLMANNKELERRNTLLGESMEQSAKKDGQIKILEDELDKTSKSVQSMKGRNDVTEVRVEDLTAELSRKSEEAQVFKNEAEVEKAEKDLLKKACEAAENALDNLKEKSTETEIKVQVLEGQLFTETKKNKELTFQMEQLTKDFMQHKVKYKELLSNFNELQSEKTAIQQQFESGSSNVKATEANIKVSEKKAVKLTREIQRLEEENQCLREEVNSIKTKSQGTETLQKKIEENCEHLQEEITEKEKQIKSVETKLCNLRKKFEIKLRAQEEYQKENKMLKKQITKENAKSSQLEIGINDLHEESQNLKRLNEEDQQKLLKDLESKSTFAAELENEVQKLRLTAAEAIKYKEDTELKCQYKIADMVTLMEKHKSQYDRMVEEKDAELEENKKKEAEAVAHRKSMELDLAKHKTDDDQLKQQLKTEITEKKNVQKELTDLKKEMSSMKTAQLSEAKNKPSPVSNYKQGRCSETPKESSIKRHVFDFSKARKTPSYSKDDGRTAVMRKAESDTESIRTSRGTTPKTKEIHNEDLKTPRSITNRIGGTSKIKSYRIRTPPAAEKAARWGKGIIEFDPKSDSSDQHDLLTFVSAPAPNYSPPHCKLNIFKKIQSPVTQKSPGNSLKLAAMKRMRDAGWTAVTGCDKKKKTTNEKIFA